CTTGTTCATACCTGGTGGATAAAAGAGCCATTGTCCAGAGGAAAGCAACCAACAGCAAGTCCCCTCAACTCTTCACTGCGTctgtcctctgtgtgtgagagtgtgtgtgtgtgtgtggagtgtgCAGAAGTAGGTAAGCTGTTTGAACTGATGTGAGCTGTCTTTAAATATGAGACGACTTGCTTGGTTCCCACCCACTCTTCAGGATGTCCCTCCCCAGTTTGAGCTCCTCTGGACTCGGATTAAACCCCGTCAGTCACAAACCTGCTTTAATCTTTCTACATGCTGAGATGACTAGGATGGCTTTTCTCATTTCTACACATTAGGAATGATTGTGTTTTGCCATTAACCCATAAATTATCCAGTGACCCaacctcgtttggttctggatcAATTATTTAGCAACTTTCTTAAAGCATTTATGAGGGAACAACAATCAGTATTATAGATCCTTAGACTGTGTTCAGATCTCAGACATCCGAAAAGAATctcatttaataaagttttagaGTCTAAGTGAGATGATCTATAGATGTTTGGACTTTTAGTTTCTTGTGTTTCtggttttgatcattttttattatttactcagATTCTGGCCTTAATTAGCTGTTCTGTGTTTGAACCACTTGAAACCCTGGACCTTACAGAGCAGATTTGACTTTTGaaatatattgattttcttgttGCATTGTGTATTGTGGCCCAAAGTAGCATTTCTGGATTCCTgaagtttttgtaattttgcctCCTTgtccatttttaataaatttatgttttattaatgcaaCTTTCAGGAATCTGTCTGCACCTTGGCTTTGCTAAACAAACATTACACAACCTTATTACTGTTCAGTTAAACACAGCTGTGTTTCTGTAAACACAGCTTCAAACTATAAACTGagttaaaaaacactttaaatctaaCAAACAATGACAGTTTGATGAAATGCATCTAATTTTTCCcccaaattcagttttttattcttCAGAAATCCGAGATTTACAAAATGGACTCGTTTTAAAACTGAACACATCGAGTGATGTGGTTACTGACtcaaatttaaatcatttagtAGAAAAATAATCCACATGTATTCAGTTATGCACAGCaacacacaaaaagacacaacaGGAAGACTTTATAgcaataacaatttaaattttttacagcATATTTACATAGTGTGTGAATGTGATGAAGTATCGTccaaagtcaaaaatatttggaacaTCCATCCTTTGATTTGAGGAAGGTGAATCAGTGGCTCCGTTGGCAGAAGTCAGCACGCTGCAGTCATGCTGAGTCTGTTTGAACCcaacccggttctggttctgtcgtttgtttccatggagattCCCATGGACCTCGAGCTGATGGAGGTTCAGCTCACGTTGACCCGAGTCTTTTCAGCGTACGCATCAGAATCACAATATTATCcaaactgcagctgcacagtgcaacagttggtagcactgctgccttTCGGCAAGAAGGTCGCTGGTTCAAATCCCTGCTGGGAGTCGTTCTGCATGGAGGCAGcgtgttctccctgtgcatgctgggttctctgcaggtactccggcttcctgccaGTCCAGATTTAACTCAGAGGAATAACTCAGCACATGACTCGTTCTCTTTGTGGCTCTGATTGTCTGAGGATGCCTCATGAATCCAACATAATGTAATTATGATTGTCTAATGGTGCATCAGCTTGCTGGCTGCGGTCAGATCTCTCCCAGACGGTTATCAGCTAAACACAGGCTCAACGGGTCACATCGCACTGACTTCCTTCTTGGTCTTTCTCTGTAAACAATCTCTTTGTAATTTTCATCAGAACTGACCTGATGTTTCTTCTGAATCTGTCATAGACGGAAAAAACAGATAAACGAGCAGCAGAGAATATCTGATTACCTCTGGGCTCAACAGAACTGTTCTGTTTCCAATTTAGTCCTCAGCAATAAAAGATGCCTGCTGTACCTTCACAGCCAAATGGCATGATGAGATTacaggaaaaaatatgttttaaaaagcattaaaatctgaaatgcatTGGTTTCGGGAGTTGTAAATGTAGAATGCAGAGTTTCTGCTCAGCTAAAAAACAAATGGTGATCCAACACTTGGCTAAACGCAGATCTACATGAAGCATACAGCATGTGATCCAGTGCTGATGCTTCAGATTCAGGGTCCTGCTGGTTCTTGtcaaagttctttaaaaaaaatctgctcagtttgtttttttatgctaaaactctaaaaacaaaacagatgttaACTTATTTATGGTGCAGCGTTGTCTGATATCAGAGCTGATCCTGAGTCAGACCTACAGcgttaccatggaaacaaaaAGACTTTACCTACATTCCTGAACAGAACCTCAGTCATGCTAACCTCAACAACCCACAACTGGACCCGTAACTGGACCCGTTACCAAGCGGCTCCAGTACTTTCCCCCACAAAGAAGTGTGTTCATCAGAGTGTCAGAATGGCTGCTGacagtttctgttaaatattctGTAAGAAATTAGCTTGGTAGCACTTCAGCACTAGTGGAAAATGAAAGCTGTTCTGCCTGGATCGGTGTTTAAAGCCATTCTGCTGAACATATTTAATAAAGAGCCGTTTCCTGACAACACTGTGATGATTGTATTAATCATTTTCCATTTGGGAAAGTTTAAAGTAGGCGGAGTCAGCTCGTAATGTCAATCACACTTTTTCCTCTCAGGCTGACGGTTTAATGACAAGAGAGCTTGAAAAGTAAGCTGAGCTCTGAGGAAGGAAGCACAAAACATAGAAAGTAATAGAGTAGACTTACAACAACAGGGTGGAATTATATATTAGCGCTGAATAGTATCAGtgctgccttgcagcaggaaggtcctggtttcaaatcccagcctgggATCTTTGGATGTTCATGAAGCTGCTACAGTTTAAATTCCTCAGAGCTTCAGACACAGACGGAAACTGTAACCTGAAACTGTTCCTCCTTTCTGGGCCAGGCAGCTGCTTCGTCTCTCTGTCCAACTCCTGTCCTCAAGGACCAGCTCCTAAAACCTTCCAATGTGTCCTAAATCAATACGGCTGAATCAAATCATTGTCATGATTCTGTATAACCTGAGGATGTAAATGTAGCTAAAGAGTGTTGACAGATAAACTTCTAAAAGTTGTAAGACTCTGACAACCAAGGACTGGATAAAGAACACTTGGCCcctctgtgacctttaaccttcttaaatctgacgcacaatcAACATCCGCTAACAATAGTGACAGACAACTGAGGGTTGATTTCTGCTTCTAAGccgatctgattggacgctggaaaacagttttgtgttcaagttgtgctaaaatatgtctatttattcagtAACTTAACAGCAAAAATGGGTTTTTCAAtcgaaaatgttgcttattttgtcaataaggttttcaattaaaatgcaatgtCATGAATAGCGatgtgaggtggtgaggcagacacaATAGAACCAGGTTGCAGCGATACAGGAGGGGCCGGGTGCTTGGAGGCGGGTGACGTTGGCGCGGGAGCCGGGCCGCAGGAGGCGAGAGCAAGGAGTCTCTGGGAGACTTGGGAGGAGCACTAGGAGGCTGGGACTCGGGAGGAGCACTAGGGGACGACGAGGGGACGCTAAAGGGCAACGAAGGGCCACTAGGGGGAGGAAAAGAGGAGGTAGCACTAAGAAACTCGGAGGACTGAGACACATTAGACAGAGGCcggaaaaacacacagagacacaggtgacattaaatacacaggaggtaatcagggaacgagacacatcTGGAAATAATTAAGGGGAAAACAGGACggcacagaaaactcaaaataaacacatagaaaaacacagatctgaCATGCAGACCTGTAAATGAActcagattatctgtcaaaAATTGGCAGTTCGTTTTAAATGTGGTAACATgtctttatcttgttttttaaatatagattgAGAAATTCATCAAGTACCCAAAAACGTGGACTTGGTGAAGGaatgctcatttttatttctgatgttcACCTGTAAAAAAGACTCTAGAGGAACAAAGCAGATACAAAAGGCTCACAGTTCAGGACAAAGATGTCATTGAGTCTGTCACCATGAAAGTGGACAGGAGTAGAATAACATCCTCTACCAATGCCGCCTACTCAGGTTGGAGCATAATTAAATGCTGTGCCATCATATGAAGCGCAGGAAGAGCAGAGGAGGGAATCATTAGAGTCCTATTTGATCTTTAGCATTAAAGATGACCACCGGCTGTATTTGCTCTGTTCTGTTGACAAACGTAGACACCAGTGATCGCTGATAAGTGGTCATGTCTGACCCTCTGCGCTGGTGTCTGGCCCTCCTGCAGACGGCATTAACCTTCCTTCTGAAGTACTGACCAGAGAAGGCGTAGAGCAGCGGGTTCAGCAGGCTGTTGAGAAAGGCCAGGTACACGGAAACCTGATCGCCCAGGCTGAGAGTGTGAGACCACAGCTTCCTGTCCAGCACTTCCACATCACACAGCGTGTCAAGGAAGGTGAGGACCTGGAAGGGGCCCCAGCACAGTAAAAATAGCAGCGTGACGGCGTAGACCAGCACCGTAGCCTTCGTATCGTTAAAGTCGTGAAATGCCAGATTTTCCGTCCTCCGAGCCAAAGCCTTGATTATATTCAGGCTGCTCAAAACAATAACAAGGAGAGGAAGCGCGAAGCCTAAGACATTCATCATGATCTGATGGGCAAGCTTCCAAGAACTTCCATGGGTGTAATCTAGAATGCAGGAAGTGGTATTGTACTGCTCAAGAAACTTGACCTTTCTGTGAACTATGGTTGGCACACCGAGAAGCAGCCCAAACATCCACAGAGCGAAGCAGGTTATCTTAGCATACCGCGTCCGTCTCTGCCACCGCGCCATCATGGTTTTCACCAGCGCCAGGTAGCGGTCGATGCTAATCATGACCAGGGTGTAGATGCTGGTGTAGAAATTGATGACAACATTGGAGTTGACCAGTTTGCACAGAAAATCTCCGTACGACCAGTTGAAGTGGTTCAGGATGTACATGGCCCAGAACGGGAGGCcacacagcagcaggaagtcgGCCAGCGCCAGGTTGCTCAGGTAGATCTCCGCCACGGTCAGGCGGTCCTTTTGGGCTGCAAACACGGCCAGGACGAAGCCGTTGAGGAGAAGCCCCAGCAGCGACAGGATGAAGATGTAGGGAGGGACGACGGTGTAGATCGTCTGCCACTCTGTGGAGTCTGGAGCGTCCGACGGGCCGAACGGGAGAATCGAGCTGCTGTTCTCAGACCAGGAGGCCGTAGATACAGGCGGAGGAGACTCCATGAGCTGGAAACAAACCAGGAAAATGATGTACTGGTGCTGATGGATGTAGAATTTTATTGTTAGATTTTGTGATAATATTGTGATGCTGATAAAGATTAtaataataactagaaaattcctgaagaaatttaactggggcctgccaaagtgtgcccgtcggatTGGATccagcattctgatgctaagaatctagcatcaatgctaaagaaagctgcaatgtaatcaatagcatgtggagaatcacaagaatgttaaggaagctggacatgcaatattcagtatgataaagcaagtgtattagctaaaatgagcaaatatgctaatgtaagcatgaatactttcagtagcatgtggggtatcattagaatgtttactgtcatttacttactccattaagtatactaaacatggctaataagtctgaaaaatagaaaatagcttatttaagctaaaaggctaatgctaatgaactgccttgctgtgcaacgCAGTTCCCTAagctcggataaacagataatgcagaatgatatcattgcaccgccgtGATATGCTTaagggcatattgaggcttttattttgaaatttgcagtaagcttcatattaaatgcccacactaatccaatgtgtaagagtgctttggataaaccaatcacgtcaagcaaaaatgagcaattacatgatgtaaaaattcccaaggcttttattttgaaatttttaagcttcatttgaaagggtcaaagtcatcccatgtgtaacagtcattggattaaatcagtcatataacgctcaaaaaagcaatgacctgatgtaaaaattttcaagggcttttattttgaaattttcagtaagcttcatttcaaagggccaaactcatcccatgtgtaacagtgacagggttaaattagttatatacagcccatagcagcaagtagttctaaaggccagctcagtcctcctctgttttaactgaactactagttagaactacagtgatgcgtatttgtagtcc
This is a stretch of genomic DNA from Gambusia affinis linkage group LG16, SWU_Gaff_1.0, whole genome shotgun sequence. It encodes these proteins:
- the bdkrb1 gene encoding B1 bradykinin receptor → MQEETLLFLNVSSTFCTLQLILTSYMSRSASPLLRTGAAARCTELRPAADGRHLDQMRSVLIQLKLMESPPPVSTASWSENSSSILPFGPSDAPDSTEWQTIYTVVPPYIFILSLLGLLLNGFVLAVFAAQKDRLTVAEIYLSNLALADFLLLCGLPFWAMYILNHFNWSYGDFLCKLVNSNVVINFYTSIYTLVMISIDRYLALVKTMMARWQRRTRYAKITCFALWMFGLLLGVPTIVHRKVKFLEQYNTTSCILDYTHGSSWKLAHQIMMNVLGFALPLLVIVLSSLNIIKALARRTENLAFHDFNDTKATVLVYAVTLLFLLCWGPFQVLTFLDTLCDVEVLDRKLWSHTLSLGDQVSVYLAFLNSLLNPLLYAFSGQYFRRKVNAVCRRARHQRRGSDMTTYQRSLVSTFVNRTEQIQPVVIFNAKDQIGL